The genomic region GATGGCAAGTAAATATGTCAGCATCATTCTAGTTCCTTTTTTTCTTTTTATGCTATTGACCTTCTATCTATTCGAATTTTCCGGCTGGGAGGATAAGCGAGCGATTTTAAAAAAGTTAGTCTTGAAAAACTGCCTGGCCTATCTGGGAATCATTGCAGGTGGTTTTTTGATTTTTGCCATCATGATGCCAGCGGTTTTTGTCGAACCAAAATATTTTTATGAGGGAACGATCGGCTTTCCCGGCATGGCGCCGATCTTTTGGTTTTCAATGTTTGTGACTGCTCTTTTGGCGGGAGATGCCTACTTCAACCACAATCGAGCCTTTCACTACGTATTGGAAAAAATGCAGAGCGTCAAAAAAATTGCGCCCAAGTTGATTGCTGGCATTTTGCTTGCGAGCATTTGTTTCGTGCTGGTCAATTGGATGCTCCGTCACCGACTGATCGATCTGTCTGATATTGCTTTTGACACGAAGCGCAAACCCGAATTTAGCAATTTGCCTCTGCTATATAAATTTATCATGGAGACTGTGCCACTGGCTTTTGCTTCCCTGCCACTTATCCTTTTTTCCTTGCTCTATCTGTGGTCAAAAAATATTTTTGAAAAAATCAAATATGCATACCTGACTTTTATTTTTTCTGCTTTTATTTTTATTTTTTATCTGGCAGTGATTGAACAAGGGCTAGTATTGACGATTCGCTATAGCATCATTCTCTACCCAATTTCCGCACTACTTTCCGCCATTGCTTTAGTAAATTTTTTTGGTGAAAAAGGAGCGCAGAGAGATTCTCGTAAATTTTTAACATTTTTCTCTATCATTATCGCGATCATTTCTCTTTTGTTTATCGCTTCTTTCTTTGAACAGTCTAAAATTATCAGTGAAGCAAATCTACGCGTTTTCTATAATTTTCATCGCATTATTTTTTCTCTACTTGTAGTTATTGCTTCGGTCATCGGCGCAAGGGGAGTTTACATTTTTGCTGGCTGGAAAATGTTTCGCAGCATATCCAATCTCGGAATTTATTTGATTGTTCTCGTTTCTAGCCTAATAAGTATCTGGCTCATTAAGCCTTATTATTTTAGCTATAGCAACGACTTTCTCCCTAAAAAATACATAATCACTAGCGGCTGGGGCTATGGTGGCTATGAATTAGCCCAAGAGATGAATAAACTGCCCAATGCCAAGGATACGACAGTTTGGGCAGATTCTTATGGTTTTTGCGAATTCTACATTGGAAAATGCATCCATAAGATAAAAATTAGGACCGAACAATACCCAATTGATTATTTCTATTCAACCTTGCAAAGTCAGCTGCGTCCAAAATTTATCGGTCCAACCTATGAAGAAGATGGAAAGCCAATTTATAATCTTGAAATTGACGGGCGTTACAAAAACTACGTTAGAATCTTCAAGGCTAAAAAAACAACCGAATCGGATTTGACAGAACCAAGCACAGAGATTACAAACGAAGAAGATATTGAATAATTATTAAGTTAAAATGAATGAGCTTAAAGAGCAAACGACAAACTGGCGCAATCATTTTGATTCTTCTCATTTCGCTCGGGCTATATCTTTCTTTCGGCCTTTATCATATCTCAAAATTCGAAACCGCTGATGAACATTATTGGATATATGATTCGACGGCAGGCAGGATCCATGATTATTGGAAGGCTATTGCCACGAAAAATTGGCTAGGAACGAGGATCAATGACAAGCCTGGCGTGATGCTGGCCTACGTCAGTGGAATTGGAATTTTTTTTGAAGACGGCTTGAATAAGCGTCCCGATGATTCGCCTGATTACCAAAGTGCATTTTCTTCCGTAGAAACGGAAAAGATCAATCGAGCTTTTCGTGTTCCGCTCCTAATTTTCAACGGACTTTTTTCTTTGTTCATTTTTTGGGCCGTCAAACGTCTAACAAAGAATAAATGGTTGGCCCTGACCGCAACCACTCTCATCCTACTCAATCCGGTCATTATCGGTGTTTCTCAGATTATCAATCCCGATGCGCTGTTATGGGTTTTTTCCTTTTCCGCGCTAATTTCTCTCTTGAATTACCTGGAATATGGGAAAAAAATAGATGCCTTTTTGTGCTCAATATTATTTGGTTTTGCTCTTCTGAGCAAATATTCAGCTGTTATTTTTATTCCCTTTTTCTTTATAATTGTGCTCCTTTATCTTTTACAAGAAAAAGAACAAGGGGATTTGGCTAAAAAAGTAAAAAGGCATATGCCGGCATATCTCCTGATTTTGGCGGGATCCTTTGCGGTTTTTGCCATTTTGATGCCAGCAGTGATTATCAGTCCAAGTTTTTTCTATTATGGAACAATTGGTTTCAAGGGGATGGCGCCGATTTTTTGGTCGGTGATCGGGGTAGATTTATTGCTCTTTCTCGAAGCGCATTTTTTGGGAGCGAGATATAGTTTTCTTTTATCTCGCTATGTTAATTTGGTTTTTCCCTATTTACGTAGATTGTTGTTTTTCGTAGTGGCATTTATAACTGGTTTGGTTTTGATAA from Parcubacteria group bacterium harbors:
- a CDS encoding glycosyltransferase family 39 protein, with protein sequence MQIQKKHYPKILLFCTLVVYFFFGLTHLTKFVSFDEHYWLYNADNDRIHQYWNAIATGDWKDTRINDKPGITLAYTSGLALLVDNHVVDDQVVFTDKTVKIFDPQKTERINLLFRLPILLLTGFFAIYFFWIIKKITQDEWLALLAVTLTYLSPVIIGISQIVNPDSLFWVFAFSAMLAYVAWLKYFEKKYFWLTLVFFGLSMASKYVSIILVPFFLFMLLTFYLFEFSGWEDKRAILKKLVLKNCLAYLGIIAGGFLIFAIMMPAVFVEPKYFYEGTIGFPGMAPIFWFSMFVTALLAGDAYFNHNRAFHYVLEKMQSVKKIAPKLIAGILLASICFVLVNWMLRHRLIDLSDIAFDTKRKPEFSNLPLLYKFIMETVPLAFASLPLILFSLLYLWSKNIFEKIKYAYLTFIFSAFIFIFYLAVIEQGLVLTIRYSIILYPISALLSAIALVNFFGEKGAQRDSRKFLTFFSIIIAIISLLFIASFFEQSKIISEANLRVFYNFHRIIFSLLVVIASVIGARGVYIFAGWKMFRSISNLGIYLIVLVSSLISIWLIKPYYFSYSNDFLPKKYIITSGWGYGGYELAQEMNKLPNAKDTTVWADSYGFCEFYIGKCIHKIKIRTEQYPIDYFYSTLQSQLRPKFIGPTYEEDGKPIYNLEIDGRYKNYVRIFKAKKTTESDLTEPSTEITNEEDIE
- a CDS encoding glycosyltransferase family 39 protein, which translates into the protein MSLKSKRQTGAIILILLISLGLYLSFGLYHISKFETADEHYWIYDSTAGRIHDYWKAIATKNWLGTRINDKPGVMLAYVSGIGIFFEDGLNKRPDDSPDYQSAFSSVETEKINRAFRVPLLIFNGLFSLFIFWAVKRLTKNKWLALTATTLILLNPVIIGVSQIINPDALLWVFSFSALISLLNYLEYGKKIDAFLCSILFGFALLSKYSAVIFIPFFFIIVLLYLLQEKEQGDLAKKVKRHMPAYLLILAGSFAVFAILMPAVIISPSFFYYGTIGFKGMAPIFWSVIGVDLLLFLEAHFLGARYSFLLSRYVNLVFPYLRRLLFFVVAFITGLVLINWSIGDNFLLIKGMNFDAGHDYPFRRQDFFDKLFLEIYPLVFSLTPLALLSLIALWIKGVFGKLRYPLLVFISSSFIVVFYAAVLKQDLLVNIRYSVMLYPILMLLAAFSFDEFLLSRMKNSHRFVVVLLVIVVSSTSLWLIKPYYFNYTNDLLPKDKIITGAWGYGGYEAAQVLNALPDSKNLNVWSDYWGVCYFFDGTCVQATGYDNFTQKAQDKKIDYYVMTRRGEMSNVKTWNKIGKKSLGKAVWELNIDDRPKNFIRIYAAN